A single genomic interval of Daucus carota subsp. sativus chromosome 1, DH1 v3.0, whole genome shotgun sequence harbors:
- the LOC135147223 gene encoding uncharacterized protein LOC135147223: MAEPETTAAASISSQKDLDTEMEQLAALRAELERVNVENVRFRNRELVPLQEKVADTSFTSLKKEMDDHVKGIHSRMDKIDKNQELFVDHLKISKSTTPSTPEDPSTKGEKDKEDKDDNSNADADRSNKDGEGNADRSNKDGEGASGKDSSAADKDYDKSKGKMPESENIFTNQDYDNIPKDVNDDDAFDAAYFEAEEEGRFEESFLYTEDQSVDPEHLERVRKFKAEHEDSKARLQELQKLVDEKRTTDELVKLEKQKLWDAKCKKKREDISRKVGEN, translated from the exons atggcagaaccggagacaactgcagctgcatccatttcctcccaaaaggatttggacactgaaatg gaacaattggctgctCTGAGAGCTGAACTTGAAAGGGTAAATGTTGAGAATGTCAGATTCAGAAATAGAGAGCTGGTGCCTCTACAGGAGAAAGTCGCTGATacttcctttacttctctgaaaaaggaaatggatgatcatgtcaagggtattcactctcggATGGACAAGATTGATAAGAACCAGGAGCTCT TTGTTGATCACTTGAAGATTTCTAAGTCTACAACTCCGtccactccagaggatccctcaactaagggggagaaggataaggaagacaaagatgataacagcaatgctgatgctgataggagtaataaggatggagaaggaaatgctgataggagtaataaggatggagaAGGTGCAAGTGGAAAAGATTCTTCAGCAGCTGACAAAGATTATGATaagtcaaaaggcaaaatgcctgaatctgagaacatcttcactaatcaggattatgataacattcctaaagatgttaatgatgatgatgcatttgatgctgcttattttgaagctgaggaagaaggtcgtttcgaggaaagcTTTCTCTACactgaagatcagtctgtggaccctgagcactTGGAAAGGGTCAGAAAGTTTAAAGCTGAACATGAAGATAGCAAAGCAAGGCTTCAGGAATtacagaaactggtggatgagaagaggacaactgatgagttggtcaagctggagaaacagaagctatgggatgctaagtgcaagaagaagagagaagatatctccagaaaagttggtgaaaaCTAG